The Rattus rattus isolate New Zealand chromosome 13, Rrattus_CSIRO_v1, whole genome shotgun sequence nucleotide sequence AGGCACACAGACGACCTCAGATTTTCCAGCCCTCTCAGTGTATACTGCTTATTTGAACACTCGGTGAAAGAAAACATACAACGTCGGAGTGCTGAAAGAGTTAGCCGCTCTTCTGGGACAGGTTTCAGTATCAGAGACCGAAAGGACATTGTCAGACGCTAGACACGCTGTGCAAAGACAGGATGTCACATGACAGAGGAAACCAGCACAAGTAAACATTTAAGTAACAGTGTCCCATACAAGCCCATGTAGAAAAAGAACAAGActatagcaaagaaagaaaacactcctCCGAGGACCGcagcaaaggcagagaaagatcTGCAGGTACGGCTTGAAACTGAGCAATTCTCTCAACAACTTCTGGAATGAGGGCTTGGCTTTTCTCAGTAGAGgttggtttttaaaatgtatctgatTTTACATTGTAGATATCCTTAGCGGAGGCTGAAGGGAAGATAAATAACTTATTTTCAGTAAGAATTATTTTTCAAGAGAAAGAGATTCAAAAGCAGTACAAGGACTGGatatgaaggtgtgtgtgtgtgtgtgtgtgtatgtgtgtgtgtgtgtgtgtgtgtgtgtgtgtacagtctgTTCAATATTTAGTAGGGCATATACATTTACAAGTGACCAAGGCAATATATTAATGAATTtgcaataatttttcttttaggaaTAGAAACTGTTATAAAGAGGATAATCAGTCAGAGCTCTTTGATCTATatcactcacactcatacatatacatatacagagagagagagagagacagagatagagacagagacacagagacacagagagagacagagagacagagacagaaacagagagaagagagagagaatccaagaatggaaagaaatgacATAAgttggaagagaaaatgaagatggAAAGCTGGCTTAGAAAGGGATTCAGATGACAATGACTGGGGGTGTTTCAGAATTGGGAGTGACGTGGGGATGGAGAAAGGGCAGGAGAAGGGAGTGTCCCTTGTGACCTCTGCAGAACTCTGACAAGACTGAGCAGCCCGCACTGTGTTGGGGCCATCCTAACACtaccaggggagggggaggagagcctGTGAACACCGCCTAGGGAGCCGCTCCTCTCATTCTGTGTAAATTCTGATGTTGGTAAACTTGTTTTAAATCTACACTCTCTGTTCTAAACACAGTGACATTCTTCTCTTTTAGGATGACCTCATTACATCAGgtgttatattttatcttttttgccTCCGTTTCTAGTGGTAAgtgttgctttatttatttcccccaacataatatttttattatttgagaatttcacacaatgcaCCCCGATCACACTCATTTCCCATTCCTCCTGCATTCACCCTCCCACCCTTAAGCCTTTCCCGCTCAACCTTTTCCCCCTTGAAAAAACaccaccaagtccaatttgtgttgagAATATACTCATTGGGAGtgtggtcaaactcccagtggtcagccccttaaagaaaactgagttcaCACCCCCATTTCCATCCCCGCCCTTCACCCAGTCAGAAGCCGTCAACTGCGAAGAGTTAAACTTCAGCACCTCTATCACAATTTTAAAGGACTCTCTTCAATATTTAAGTGTGGCTCATTCCCTGACCTGTAGTGTGGGAAACAGCGTAAGTCCACAAAGAGAAATTACATTCTAGTCCCCATATATTGTAGAACAATTCCATGCTGTGAACTCCAGGGAAGGAAACAGCATCATTTATTTTCCAATTAAGGCTTCCTTTTAAGGggtcaaaggaagaaagagatttaAGTATAAAATTCCAAAGAGTCCACACATATATCATCTGAATGCTATatcatttgatatatatatatatatttgcatctaTATCTATTTACACAACACATTGCAATGATTCCTAAGAGCAATATTAGAAAGAGAGGACTTGACTCACTTCATTGATTAGAATTCCATAAGGGATTCAATCCAgtaaccctctctctctctctctctctctctctctctctctctctctctctctctcacacactcacacacacacacacacacacacacacacacacacactcaccaattCTGGACTGAAAATGTTATGGAAATATTAACGTACGGCTTACGCATTTGGTTAATTCAACCATTGTAGTTATGCTTCCATTCTACTTCACATCCAGCGAATACGTTTGCTTACTCTCCAGTAGAATGAAATGGGAAGTTACTACGTCGATACTGATCCTAACAACTTAGTGTATTTTTCACCTCTGGCTTattctttatttgaaataaaaatgttagcattttttaattatgttatacTAAATGCCCGAGACTGTCATTGACATTTAAGCATAGTTAGTTCTTTTCGGTGTGGCACATGTGAACAGTAGCagatctaaaataaaataaacattacataGCTTATTAAACTATACAGTTTatagcttcatttttctttgtgattaGATCAATGTTCAGGTTATTCCTTCATTGTTAATGTTTTGAAATTCCACTGTTATTTGTACCGTCCTGTATAGTACTGTCTTgacattttcattgttgttgttgtttttcgacacagagtttctctggatagccctggctattctggaaatcgatttgtagaccaggctgaccccaaactcagagatctgcctgcctctgcctccaagggctgggattgaaggtgtgcaccaccatcactCGGTCACCTGTCTTGACATCTTAAACACTGAATTCCACAACCATGTTGATACATACACAGGATATTTATGTGTACATAGAAGACAGTGACAAGTACTGACCACTCTAAACaagtctctgcctccttctgtgtggcttggtcctggaaacctAGCTGGGGCCGCTAGGGATTGAAGAAAGGACAGATATACAGACGCTCACAGTAAGACAGATTGGATGAGCTGTGTTCACTCTGgtggagcagcagcagctgcaatACAGCCTGGAACCTCAGTGCTTTCACTGTGTACAGCACAAGGGGTGAGTTAGCCAGGCGAGGCAGGAAATAGGTAAGAAGTCTCAGATTGCGGTTGTCCATGAGGAGGAAGCGGGGGTCACTGGTCTTTGTACATATTCCCAACATTCATACTCAGACCAGAGGAAGGTTTTCTTATTCTCCCAGTCTCACCTCAGAGTAAGGCTTTGGTACTACCAGGGGTCTGAGGCACTGACCTTGACATGACCATGCCCATAACAAATAATACACACCCACTCAGGACTTCACCTGTCCTTTACACTTTCAATCAAGGCTCTCCCAGTGCCTCACAGGTCTCTATACATTTTAGAAGGGTAAAAATTAAACAGAGCACGTTATTTAGTTGTAAAAGAACCATGCTAAAAAGTAGCAAAATGATAACTGGAAAGTTCCAAGTGTTGGGTTAACTAAGTGTTCTTAAATATGATTCAATGACGAGATCacaataactttttatttaaatctaaatAATTAATATGTGGAATGTGAAACTTTGAAATGCAGTCAAATTGGGACTAAGATGACCTgtaaaaatgtatgcatattCATTAGGATAGAGAAATGGTAAAAATCAGTGCTcaagagggggaaggaagtggATGCAAAGGAGTTagaagacaggggtggggggaactAGCAGAATTGAATTAAACAGAACATAGATTAGAAGTGTGTCCGCTCACGCTCTGCATCCCATTTCAAAATGTCAGTGATGCTAAGTTCACAGGGACATCCTGAGAATTATAAGGCTTTTTTGGAAATGAATATATGCAGTATGAAATATTATCCATTGTGGTTGTATCATACTTAAAAATCCCGGAACAGAGAAGGTTGGGACAAGATGATTGAAAGTTTGAGACCAGGATGGGTTTCATAACAAGGTTCTGTTTcaaaaaactgtctcaaaattgGCTACACCAAACCAGCCAATGCgtatattaaaggaaaataaacgggaggcctgagagatggctcagtagttagagcacTTCCTGCTGTTGCACGGGACTCAGTTCAATCCACAGCACCCACGTTaggtagctcacaacttcctgtgacTCTGGCTtcaaggaatacacacacacacacgcacacacacatacacacacactcacacatacactcacacacatacacacacaggcacacacacatactcatgcgcacatgtggcatatatacatgtatgcacacatacatacatacacaataacaaagttttaaaaaattttttaggatataaaataaaaaggccaaTTACATTGGCATAGTTTGGCAGAGCCTGGTTAAACCCATGAGTGAGGAGTTACTTTGATATGAAAAGAGAATCAATGGATGTAACGTAGACCCAAGAGAATTGAAAGAAGAGACTCCAGCAGACACTTGCTGTTTGTCGTCCTGCTGTCCTGCAGGTACTGGCAAGGCATAACACGTGGGCATTTGACACTCACCCACATCAACCTGAGCATTCATCAGCGGACAGAAGTTTAAACTATAATATCACAGTGTGCACATGCAATGCAAAACGGGATATTATTCAGCATGAAAGGAAGGACATTCTACCACACAGTGTGGCTTGGCTGAACCTTCGTGGTTTTATACTAAATGAAATGCGTCGTTTACAAACGAGCACATGAATGATTCCACTAATGTTCGGTGCCCAGAGATGCCAatttcagagaaacagaagaccAAAGAGAACCGACCAGGAGTTAAGGCTAATGATCATTTAATGCGTACAAATTTTCAGTTGGAAAAACTGAAGGAATTCTAGAATTGTGGTGGTAATTGTATACAGTGTACATACTTCACTCTACAGCTCTATAGGCCTGAAAGAGGTCAAAGTGGCTGATTTTTATGTCATATACGTTTTGCCATagagaaacaaaattaatatCATCTAACACATGCAGcaagtttttatttgatttttttttttttttggttctttttttcggagctggggaccgaacccagggccttgcgcttcctaggcaaagcgctctaccactgagctaaatccccaacccctttatttgatttttaatacttaatatttttgtCTTGAGAAAATTTTACtcatgaaaaaaaatagtttagcAAACTCAGAACTTTCCCAATAACCAAATAGTACtgtaaaacaaccacaaaaagaattagaaaagaaatcaaaccaaAAGCTTTCAAGAAAACTCATACCTAATGGGGACTGAGCTGGTGTCTCTCTGAGGTGCTGGGGTAAGGCAAGGAGATCCACAACTTGGTTACTGTGCACAGGAAACAAGGAACAGAGAGGTGCAAGCTCTTAGAGTCCATCATGTGTATTCCCAGGAGGGGTACAGCTCGCCTTTTAGTTTACTGTggaatctcattacagattttgatttttttgccCACAGCCTCGCTAGCATGGAAATTTACTCACAAGAACCAAGTTAGGGAGTCTGCCCATGTGTCCATCAATAGACGAGTGCGTAAAGCAAATGCTGGATGTACGCACAGTAGGGGGAGGCCTGTTCTGTGTTAGCTAGGAAGGTTGCTTGTTAAATTTTCATGAATTCCTTGAGAACTTCGTACATTGTACTTTGCTCGAATTCACCTCGACTCCCCAAACTCCTCCCAGACCCCCCCCCGACCTCCACTCTGTGCCTACCCAGTTTGTGCTCTTCTTGTTCTCTTTGGCCACAATGAGGAATGAAACTGTCCCATGTAGGTGACGACGGCTGCAATTGGCATCATCCTATTCAGTGAGATAGGTCAGATTGGGAAAGATAAGCATAACGCTTTCTCAAATTTGTGGATTCTAGATCCTATATAGATGCAtaaaatcctgtgtgtgtgtgtgtgtgtgtgtgtgtgtgagagagagagagagagagagagagagagagagagagagagagagagagagaggaaagttgAACTGACACACTCTAGGGGAATGAAGGAGactagaaggaaagagaaaactgagaagaTAGGAAGAATAAATACAGTCAAAGTACACACCACTGTGCAATGAATATATGCCATTCATATACAATGAATGTAAATGTTGTGAGAGACGATCTACGGTCACTTCCCTCAAACCTTAGAGACCCTACAGGCCACAGTAGGGAAGGCAAAAGGACCCATGGgtcaggagaaagaaggaaattagcCGACTCTTCCCATAAATACAGTTAGGTGCATAGAAAACTTCAGAGTAATGAACACCGACTATTTCAGGCAGATCAGCAGGGAGTCTACAAACTCAAGGTGCCACCAAGAGTGGAGTCCCAGACCTGTAGTCtcaggactcagaaggcagagggcacATTTGAGGCCCTAGAGCAGTAGCCAACCTTCACCAGTACTAGGAACTGTGCTGAGATTATGAAAATCAATATTACAGGTTAAACGATTCAAGTAGTGGCTCAATCCTAAGCAAGACTGGACATTTATTAATCCTTTAAAAATCAGCTCAACTTATCAAATCCCGGTGTTCTGCTTgataagaacattttaaagtgtCGCAATGGCTTTGTGGTAAAACGTTGAGTTTCTTAGAATTCACAGGCAAACTGTGAGGTGGGAATAGACCGCCAATTATCTGGAAGTGGCTGCTGTGTTTGGTGGGAGACAACACAGGACTCGGAAAAAGAAGTTTAATcccctcagagctcctgggatACTTGCCAGTGGTGGAGAAAACTTGAATTGTGGAGAAGGATCTGTGGTGAGGTTGCTCTTCTTCCCCACAAATCCCTTCAGCAACCTGATAGACAGATACTATGGAGTCTGTCCTTGGAATGATGCTCCTAAATGCACGGATAAAAATACATAGGGCTACTGGGGAAATTCATTATATTGAAATATGATCACCTAAACTGGAAAATATTCAATACAGAATTAGCCGTGGCTCTGAGTTAACACCTTACTCGACAAGATTTAGTGGCGTGCCTAAAACTGAGTAGAAATAACCGACAAATGCTGGATCAATCATAGTGATGTGATGTGTTGTCATCATCAAAGACACGACAAATGTTAATCCTGTTAATTGATTACATTAATAATACAGGTATGTACGTACCCCATTTCAGTTAGAGGTCAATGAAAAGCCACataggatttttgttttgagttCGTTGGTCACCTAAGTCCTACAAGCCTCACGGGACAGTTTTGACTGCTATGTGCCTATGATCTTCTCAAGACATTATTGATGGTCGTTACAGCAGTCCTTATTTGAGTTAGATTTCACTTCCACGTGAGTCTGATATTTGTTTTCAATGTTATAAAGAGAAATGGGTTAGCAATACCTCTCCATGGGCCTGTACGGCTGCATGAAGAACTGTAACCTTTTTTTCAGTCATTAGGCAACAGTCCCTTAAAAGGTCACATACTATATTAAATTATTAGGTATCTCTTCTAGCAACAGAGGACTTTTGAATCTTTATgcattttggctttttaaaaataaaactgatctAAGGTTTTAGCTAAATAGAACTCAATGACTTTTCCCTGGTAAATGTTGGTAAAGAGTCCATTTTTAATGTTAACATGACATCATGTAAGGGGCCATCAGTCTTGACTTTTAGTTTGTTTCTGTGTCAAAACAACGAATGAAGGAAAACACAGCAAGCCATTGCTGACCCAGAGGGGTTCCTTGAGGAGCATGTGTTGCTGGTTGACAGCTGAGAAATCACTGAATTACTCCCACAGTCTTCCCAAGACAGTCATTCATGAATGTGATGCCACTGAGACCACGATGTTTGTGATTTATATTTCCGTCTGAGGGTGTTCACTGAAGAAGCAAATCCTAAGAGCATTGATTGATCTGATGTCCAAGTTCAGGCACATTTTGCATTGGCTTCTTAACAGACCATGTAACAAGATAAGTGCCCACCAAAATACACAGTCATGCGGGCCCACCTTTCTTCTTTGCAGAATGTATCACTAAGGTCTTCAAAGACATCAGCTTTCAAGGAGGTGACCTAAGTACCGTTTTCACACCGAGTGCCACGTACTGCCAGCTGGTCTGCACACACCACCCACGCTGCTTGCTCTTCACGTTCATGACTGAGTCATCTTCTGACGATCCTACCAAATGGTAATGGTTTATGTCTCTCTGAGGAGGAACTGATTTCCAAGCCCAGTTACTCACCAATGCGGATTACCTACTTACAAACACCCTCCTGTCATTTTACAAAATGGGATGTTATTACTTCGGCTGGAAAGTGAACTATTAAATATTCATCTTCTTTGACGATCCTACCAAATGGTAATGGCTTTTGCTCCTACCAGTGGTTCAATGAGGATTTTATATAAAACTGGGCCCTTCATTGGGGCAGGTCCAGCTCTTAAACTTATCTTGTCTGCCACTaactctttatctccttccttccttttccctgtcTGCTCTGAATCTCCCCACCTAAGCTTTTTgtccttggctctctctctcctccctcctcctccccccctcctccttcctccccctcctcctcctcctcttcctcctcctccttcttcttcctcctcctcctcctcctcatcctcctcctccttcttcttcctctctctctctctctctctctctctctctctctctctctctctctctctctctctccctctccctccctcctcccccgctTTCTCCCCAGAAGTTCCGCCCTCGTACTTCCtgtcccagctattggctgtcagatCTTTACTATAACCAATCAGCAGTAAGACAATGCTGGAACATCTCTTTGATTGTCTGTTGGCAATATGGGCTGTTTGGGCAGGTATGGAAGGACAAGCACTTACAAATCGGAAGCTGGTGATAAGCCATAGAAATGATGATGCCAAAATCTTGCCGGAACTTAGCTCTTTACAGTATGGTGATCaacaattgaaaatacagagaTACACCTTAATACAATGTAAGAAACATCACCCCAACACTGTCATGTTTGCTTTACCTACCTTTATGTAATCATAGGTAAATActgaaagtgattttaaaataccATAGCCCTGTACCTCTAAATACTTCAACACGAATTTCACAGTAAGGAAACTGTAAGAAGCTTAACAAAGTTAAACATACTTGAAATGTTCATTTCAGCTGTTAATTAAATTCTAGTCAAATTTTGCAGGTTCCCTATGGCTATATTTTCCCTCTCtactcacatttaaaaaacattagaTATTGCATCTGTCTCTATGCTAAACTTGAAATGTTAATATATAACCTCTTATGCTAAATTAAGTTGCCAATATCTTTGTTTGTTATTGCTGGTTTCTCAGATAGTTACATACTGTCATAAGCATTAATTATTCTTCTGGAATCTAGAGCAGAGGTTGGCAAGACAGGGATAAAACTTTAGGCTTTGTTGAGCTAGAGGCAAATAGAAGAATGTTCTGTATTTCTAACACTATTTCACAGTGTAACCATATGCGGGctagaggggtggctcagtggttaagttcACTGGCTGATCTTCTAAAGGATCCACGGTTTGTTACCCCAGCTTCCAGAGATTTGCGATCATTTGTAAATCAAGCTCCAGGTGATTCAGTGCTATCTTCTGCCTTTCGCCTTTCTCatgcatctgaacacacacacacacacacacacacacacacacacacagagagagagagagagagagagagagagagagagagagagagagagagagaggacaacacAAAAATGGTAGGTTTTAAACAACATTTTAGCAATAGGACAGAGTCCATCCATTCCTGTTCATGTCCTATTGGAATGGAGGGTCATATGTGTTCCTTTAGATGTAGGGATGTTGTAATCAAAAGCAAAGTCAAATCTTGCTAAGCAAACATTTGTTTTGCCAGGAAACGCAGCCATTTGTTTCCTACTCTTTGACCTTAGGATCCACACTTTGAAAGCATTAATTCCCGCTGAATAAtgctattttaatttaatttatttttttttaaaagaacaggttTGCCTGCATCCTGAAGGACAGTCTCACAGAAACATTGCCGATGGTACACGTGACAGGAGCGGTTTCTGGATATTCCTTCAAGCAGTGCCCTCAGCAATTAAGTGGTAAGATTCTCATCAAATACAATAAATTCTAGCCACTATAATATACACATGTAATCATTTCAGGTATAGTTTTGTAGCTATAAAATAAGATACTACCACCTAGGACTAAACTTCCCACTAAGGTACCATCTTCCTATGTAGAGTAGAGGACATGgttgtcccctttcctcttcccatgaGCACACTGTCCCTCACAACATTTCCTAACCTCAGAGAAGCTTGTTATCAcctcagtttttattatttttccttctcagcCTAGAACTGCACACAAACACCCTTATTATAAATGCTAATTcaaatcaaaaggagaaaatgcaGACTGAAGTGGCACACATTTTAATAGTGAAATGGGCACTTTTCAGGAAGGAGTGAACCAACCGGTCAGTGCGGTTTAGGTAGTAGGTCAGAAAGTCGAAATACAAAGTCGCAAgcatctatgtttttaaaaaatttatttatttatttgatatgcattggtgttttgcctccacGTGTCTGTGTGGGCGtgtcagactccctggaactggagttacacacagttgtgagccgccatgtgggtgctgggaattagacccaggtcctctggaagagtagccagtggttttaatcgctgagccacctctcctgtctCGCATGTACAAGCTTAAAGCTGTTCCAGTTTAAGAAGCACATCGGCGTCCTCATCCTACCTCCTAGTGGAAGTGGGAATTATGCCGAGTGAAAGAAAACGAAGAACTTACACGGGAGAGTGGGCGAGAAACGAAACATTTACCTCAGGAGGGCTTCCGCCAAGGCAGCGTACTGTAGCTGCCCCTGGCTTCTGCTGCCGCCTGGATTCTCCGCCTTTATTTCCAGCTTGCAGCAAAAATGTGTACGTGAACCTGGACATGAAGGGCATGAACTATAACAGTTCTGCTGTGAAGAATGCTCGCGAATGCCAGGAGAGATGCACCAATGATGCCCACTGCCAGTTTTTCACATACGCAACGGGGCATTTTCCCAGTGTGGACCATCGGTGAGTGAGCCGGATCCGAGCCCCTGGATACAAGCTTGCCTGGGGAAAGAAAACCACTGGTTCACTAGGTATTTTCATCAACTTGAAGCCTAAACTTTGTTTTTTAACCCCAAGATATTTGCATAGTAGCAATCACTGTTTTGTCTTGAAGAGGTCGTTGCATGTCTAATTAACACACATTTAAGTCATATTCAGATTTCAGAGCTGGAAGATGGCCCGGTGTGTAAACACACTGGttgtgcaagcaggaggaccccGAGTTtgcatcccagcacccagatgtggttgtgcatgcctttaagcccagtgCTTGGGGCATGGGAGgctgaagggacagagggaggatcATTGGGACTCACTGGTTAGTGACAGGCTTAATAAGAGATCCTGTCTGGAGGGGGAAAGGCAGGGAGGTAATAGGGCAGGAACTCTAAGGTCCTTCCTTGGACTTCTATTCACACTTGCATACCCACATACCCCGTACGCCCCACATaccatatataatacatatatgcagcCCCACAGATGCTGTGTTTCAGTGACACTGCTATAGAGCAGACATAAGCTTCCCCTATATCCTAACTAACTTCAAAAAGCATTACAGTTTTCCTTTTGTAGTTCTGAGAGCCCTGCAACTGGTTTGATTGGCAATGTTCTTCCCAGTCTAACAAATGTCCTGACCCAGGGAATCAAAACTTAAAGTTTGTTTCTCTATCTACCTAGAAGTACAATCCTGTTCCTTACCCAAGAAGAAGTAACTGAAACCCATGTGCAAAGTTTTATCCTGTTCGGTGTGGGATTTTGAACACTCTTCCAGGAAGAAACCtattatataaagatatatgGCTAAGGGGAATGAATGATTAGATCTGCCTtttcagatttaaattttttattagaaaaatatgacttgttcttttaaaaatattttatttttatatttgtgtgtgcattttcagatttaaatttttattagaaaagtatataacttgttctttttaaaatattttatttttacgtgtgtgtgtgtgtgcgtgtaggtacgtgtgtctatgtttgtgtgtgcctgtgtgtttagATGCACACCTGTGCAAATAGCTGTCTAGGCCAgaggagccatctctccgtcTCTCAAGGTTCATTTTTAGATTTAGGAATCTTTGACATTATCTATGTTTGCACAGTAAACCAAGGTTATATGATAGTTGAATCTTAACATTGACTCCTCATTCACTACTTtctgtaattttgaaaaaaaaaaaaacgagtggGAAGCAAAGCattaaagatgaattttaaaatgagtaataAAATAATTGGGAAGTAGCCTTCTATGGCCCTCTTTATCTCCCCTCAGAGGACAAATTTTACATCCTAGACCTCACAGAATGTGAGCTGCAAGCCAGGAAAATGTTCCTAGGGTTTATGCAAAAGCGTATTTGAGGGCTAAAGTGAACCCATTCACACAGTCACCTCACACCACCTCAGGTCTCCTGGGTCGTCCATTCACTGGTGAGATAACATCGTTCCCGAGTCCACAGGGCCACCCTGTGGTGAGGAGAGCCGCCAGGATTCTCGCCCTGCAGGTGGACACTCTTCAGGGCAATCCCCCTGTTATCACAGTCATTTCCCCCCTGTGGACGGTAACTTCTTATCCTCTCCTGCTTTTATGTCCTTggaaagaataatatttttccatttctgtttttattcagtAAAATGTGTCTTTTGAAGTACACCCAAACGGGGATGCCAACCTCAATAACAAAGCTCGACAGTGTGGTATCTGGATTTTCACTGAAGTCCTGTGGGCTTTCGAACCTGGGTAACTATCATTTTTTAACTCAGTGAGATGCTGGCACCGTTAAGCCCCTATGAAGCTGAGGATAAGGCGTTTAACTTTAAAAACCGTTGATGCTCACTCGTGAAGTGAATCCAGTAACCTCTCACTGTCTTCGTGTGACACAGTTCATTAAGTTCTGGAAAGGACTTCTTAAacttctaatttgttttttttataaacgacaataacaacaataaataaataaaggtcttCGGATGAAATTCTCCATTTGTAATATAATTTACACACACTGTCTGGTGCCCCCGCCTTCCTAACGCAGTTTCTCTCATCGTCCAGCTTGTATCAGGGACATTTTCCCGAACACCGTGCTTGCAGACCTTAACATTGACAGCGTGTTGGCCCCAGATGCTTTTGTCTGTCGTCGCATTTGCACGCATCACCCCACGTGCCTGTTTTTTACATTCTTTACCCAAGCGTGGCCAAAAGAATCTCAGAGGTAAGGAGCTACCATTAAGGGTCATTTGCTCTCCTTTAAAACCAGCCAATCGAAGCGTG carries:
- the LOC116914735 gene encoding coagulation factor XI isoform X2 translates to MTSLHQVLYFIFFASVSSECITKVFKDISFQGGDLSTVFTPSATYCQLVCTHHPRCLLFTFMTESSSDDPTKWFACILKDSLTETLPMVHVTGAVSGYSFKQCPQQLSACSKNVYVNLDMKGMNYNSSAVKNARECQERCTNDAHCQFFTYATGHFPSVDHR
- the LOC116914735 gene encoding coagulation factor XI isoform X1 translates to MTESSSDDPTKWFACILKDSLTETLPMVHVTGAVSGYSFKQCPQQLSACSKNVYVNLDMKGMNYNSSAVKNARECQERCTNDAHCQFFTYATGHFPSVDHRKMCLLKYTQTGMPTSITKLDSVVSGFSLKSCGLSNLACIRDIFPNTVLADLNIDSVLAPDAFVCRRICTHHPTCLFFTFFTQAWPKESQRHLCLLKTSESGFPSTRITKSNALSGFSLQHCRHSVPVFCHPNFYNDTDFLGEELDIVDVKGKESCQKMCSDNVRCQFFTYYPSRGSCSERKGRCYLKLSSNGSPTRILHGRGGISGYTLRLCKMDNVCTTKIRPRVFGGAASVHGEWPWQVTLHTTQGHLCGGSIIGNQWILTAAHCFSGHT